CGCCGACTCGTCTGTTCCTTTGTTGATCTCCCTTAGCCACTTCTCCAGCTGCGGCACTTCGGTCGGTGGGCGGCCCGCCCACAGTCGCTGGTAGCCGCCGGGCGGGTAGGTTTCGGCGACAGGAGTGTTGCCCCGGCTGAGGGCACGCTGGTCCTTCCAGTCCCGCCGATCGTCGGCGTCGGCGAAAATCGGCGTTCCTTGGCGGCGGATACTACGTCCGGAGTTGTCGGCCCTCAGCCAGGTTTCGGTGTCGGTCGGTACCACCGCCGAGGTGATCCGGCGCCCGTCGATTTGACTGTTGAGGTTCCAGCTGACGATGCGTAGGTGTTCGACCAGCGAGTCCGGGCCGCCCGGGCTGGCGCCCGCGGCGGTGGATCGAGTGGAATCGGCGATCTGTTCGAGCAGGGGTGCGGCGGCGACCGGTTGCTCGGGTGCGTGGTAGGTGAGCGGAGGCGGTGTCACGTCGTGCGCGGGTGCCGGATTCGGGATCATGGTGAGCGTGGCGATGACGGCGATCGTGGCTGAGACTCCACCGACGGCGATGCGCCATACCCAAGTCCACCGGGGCGGTGTGGCGGGCGCCGGGCGTGGTTGGTCAGGCGTGCTGAGGATCCGCGCCAGGGTCGCCGCCGCGATCTCCGAGTTCGGTTGCCATTCCTCTTCGGACCTGGCGAGTGCCGGGCCCCAGTGGGCGCGGAGATCTCGAGCCGCCTTGTCGATCACCATTCTCTCCCTCCGACAAGTTCGATAAGTGGGTGTCTGTCGTGGTCTGCGCCGCGCGAGTGGCGCAGGGCCTGATCCCTGAGCCGCTTCACTCGCATCGTCATCGCTAGACGGCTACAGCCCATGACCTTGGCTGCCTCTGTCTGCGTCAGATCACAGTGAACCAACAGGAAGATCGTGATTCGGTCTTGTTCGGGCAATTTGGCGAGAGCGTCGTCGAAGCGCATGCCTCGGACGACCCGCTCGGCGTGGTCAGGTGTTGTCTGAGCGACAAGAGGGGGGCCGTGTTCGGCGACGTACCCGTTCTGGGTCCTCTTTGCTCTCACACGGTTGCTGACGTGGTTGGACGCCACCTTAAGGAGCCATGGAAGCGGATTCTCCCGGTCCCGTACCGTGTCACGCTTGTTCCAGGCGAGAAGGAACACATCGGCGGCCACGTCCTCGACGTCCAGGCCAACACTCTTGTAGCCCACGAAACGGCAGATCGTGCTGTAGTGACGCCCGAACATTTCGGTGAACCAAATTTGATCATCCATGCATCCCTCCACCTGGATATGTCGCCAGACCCCGGGAACGTCACGCCCGATCGACCAGGGTCCACGAGTTCATCCGAACGGGTACGCGAACGCTGCCCTGTCCGCGTCGACCTCCGTCGTCACAGGGAGGTACGAACGGCCGGTAGACCCACCCAGGTGTCACGCCGCGGATCATTCAGGACACCGCGGCCGGATGTCGTCAATGCCCGACGTCGACGAGCCCGGCATCCGTCACCTGCAGCCCGACGGCCGATCCACCCACACTCGGCAAATTTATGCATCGTCGTAGGCCGATGAACACCACGGGCTCTGCCTCGGGCAACCATGGTCGTGAGCTGCTTGAACTCATCCTCACTGCCAGCAGTGAGGAGTTTCGGTCGATCACGGATCCGCAGGCATCTCACGCTTCGGGACATCACGCTCGAGAGCCCGTGACAATCCGCGCTGCCCGCGAAATATATGGGTGGAGACACCGACCGTCGCGGCAGCGCATGAGGGCCGACGGTCCACATGCTCTGCGGATCGTGCCCGAACCACGGCACAACCGCGCCGAGAATGGCCAGCCACTCCATCGGTAGTGGCGCCCCCTCATCGGCCCGCCCTGACTCGTGCCGGAGACCTCACCCGACCCACCCGAACCCGTCAAACGAGGCACGACAGGGGCACCACCCAGAAACTCCTCGAACGCGCCGCTGGGGACCAGCGGACCGCGTTACGCAGGCGCCGACAGTCGCGCCCCGTCCGGATCCTGCCGATCCTCCGGCCTATCTCCGGGCGCCCGCACTCCGGCCTTCAGGGCCGACCCCGACCATCCTCACCTCCGATAGGGAGCACAGTGCCGAAGCACCACACCCCGAACCGTGTCCGAGTCTGGACACGCCGCACCATGCGATACGGATTTCCGGTCTTTTTTCCCGCGTCAGCGGTCGTCTCCACCTTCCTCGCGTCGCTCAACCACGGCCCCATCCGGGTGTACTGGGGCCTCGGAGCTATCGCCGCGACGACAGGGACGGCCATCTTCGGTGTGTTCAAGGAACGGCAGGCCAGCGCCGCCGGCGACGCGGCCGCCCGGGCACGGGCCCAACTCGCCTCTGGCCTCAAC
The Micromonospora pisi DNA segment above includes these coding regions:
- a CDS encoding RNA polymerase sigma factor gives rise to the protein MDDQIWFTEMFGRHYSTICRFVGYKSVGLDVEDVAADVFLLAWNKRDTVRDRENPLPWLLKVASNHVSNRVRAKRTQNGYVAEHGPPLVAQTTPDHAERVVRGMRFDDALAKLPEQDRITIFLLVHCDLTQTEAAKVMGCSRLAMTMRVKRLRDQALRHSRGADHDRHPLIELVGGREW
- a CDS encoding CU044_5270 family protein, with translation MVIDKAARDLRAHWGPALARSEEEWQPNSEIAAATLARILSTPDQPRPAPATPPRWTWVWRIAVGGVSATIAVIATLTMIPNPAPAHDVTPPPLTYHAPEQPVAAAPLLEQIADSTRSTAAGASPGGPDSLVEHLRIVSWNLNSQIDGRRITSAVVPTDTETWLRADNSGRSIRRQGTPIFADADDRRDWKDQRALSRGNTPVAETYPPGGYQRLWAGRPPTEVPQLEKWLREINKGTDESAQTLLAITDLFKERVLDPSERAAVLLVLARLPDLQYAGITTDRADRSGEAFFVTSDVSGLPTRYTLIIDRHTGILLAQEQMLLTDTGRLNVEAPAVVDFDTYVTADWVPDIP